DNA from Synechococcus elongatus PCC 6301:
CCCAAACCGCCCATGTGACGATGCCCTACCATCGCTTGATCGATCAAGCATCGGAGCAACAACGGGGCAGTCATAAGATCGGCACCACCGGCCGGGGCATTGGGCCTACCTATGCCGACAAATCGGAGCGAACCGGCATTCGCATTCTGGACCTGATGGATCCCGAAGGCTTGCGGGAACAGCTTACTTGGACGATCGCCCAGAAAAACGTCATTCTCGACAAGCTCTACGGCCTACCGCCGCTCGATGCTGAGAGCGTTATCGAAGAATATTCGGGCTATGCAGAGCGGCTGCGCCCTCACGTCGTCGACAGCTCGTTGACGATCGATGAAGCGTGGCGCAAGCGCAAAAACATTCTGTTTGAAGGCGCGCAAGGTACCCTGCTCGACCTCGACCACGGCACCTATCCCTACGTCACCTCCTCCAATCCCGTGGCGGGAGGTGCTTGTATTGGCGCGGGCGTTGGCCCCACGATTATTGACCGTGTGATTGGGGTGGCGAAAGCCTACACGACCCGCGTTGGGGAAGGCCCTTTCCCGACAGAACTCCACGGCGACATCGGCGAATTGCTCTGTCAGCGCGGGGCTGAATTTGGGACGACCACCGGTCGTCGACGCCGCTGCGGCTGGTTTGATGCGGTGATCGGTCGTTACGCGGTGCGGATTAACGGTATTGACTGTCTGGCGATCACCAAGCTCGATGTCTTGGATGATCTGGATGAAATTCAGGTCTGTGTTGCTTACGACATCGATGGCGAGCGCTGCGACCATTTCCCCAGTAGTGCCCGTAGTTTTGCCAACTGCCAGCCGATCTACAAAACGGTGCCGGGTTGGAAGCAATCGACGTCTCACTGCCGTAACTTGGAAGACCTGCCCAAAGCTGCCCTGGATTATCTGAAGTTCCTGGCGGAATTGATGGAAGTCCCGATCGCGATCGTCTCCTTGGGCGCTAGCCGTGACCAGACGATCATCGTCGAAGACCCCATCCATGGGCCGAAGCGTGCTTTGCTCCACACCAACGGCGACAGCAGCGCGAGCTAGGCGATCGGCTGCCGGTAAGAGAGACAACAGGCAAGGAGTCAATCCTCCTTGTCAAAAATCAATTTGAGTAAAATCATGACCCGCCAAAATATTTCCTCCGGTTCCGCCTGGGAGCCTGTGCTGGGCTATTCCCGCGCCGTCAAGGTCGGACCCTACGTCCATGTCTCTGGCACTACGGCCAGCACCCCGGACGGCGTTGTTGGTCTGGGTGATCCCTACGAGCAAACCAAAGCAGCGCTAAAGACGATCGCACAAGCACTGACAGAGGCGGGTGCCCAACTCTCTGATGTAGTGCGGACGCGGCTCTACGTCACGGATATTTCACGCTGGGAAGAAATCGGGAAAGCCCATGGCGAGGTGTTTGGGGAAATTCGTCCCGCCATGGCGATCGTGGAAGTGAGCCAATTGATCTCGCCGGAATTGCTCGTCGAAATTGGGGCGGATGCCTACATCGGCGAATAGCTGCTCTCATCAATTCCCACAGCCCCTCAGGTTGCTTAACGCAATGGCCTGAGGGGTTTTTTGTCATTTTCTAGGGCACTGACGCTGTGGATGGGGTTGGCAGGTTGTCCAAAAAACTAAGCGGCCGATTCATGGTGGCAGAAAAGCCAAGGATGCCGTGATCGCGATGCTCGTAAATTAACTGGCGATCGCGATCGAACAGGAAAGTACCGCCGCGTTGGGTCATGTAGCTGGTATCAGGGACGTAAGTACGCCAATGACCGAGGGATTCCGCCATGTTGCGGAGGCGTAGCGTTGCCAATTCCATCGGTCGCTGGAAGCCAGAGCCGCCCGCAAGGTTAAAAAAGTTGCCTTTGATGGGTGGTAGCGGTGCAGCCTGTACCGTTTCTTCGGCGGCAATGAGTTGGGGTGCACTGCGATCGCCGCGATAGCCCCGAAGCACTTCCGCCAACGTGCCGGGGCTACCAATGCCAGCACACATCAACAGCAGATTCAGCCAAGCCTTGGCAGCGGGGGAAAAGCCAGGAATTGACAGTTGTAGTCCCGGATAGAGCTCTAGTTCTTGATGCAAGCTAGCTGTGGGATCAACAAAGAGCTGATCGGCGGGAAAGCCGGTGAACTCGCAGAAGCGCTGGCCTGAGTCACGATCGCCAATGCCGACTGCGCGAATCGTCAGCCCAAGTTGCTGGATCTGATCCTGTTCTCGCTGCAACCACTGGGCATATTCCAAGCTGTCGAAGTCGCCCAACTGCGGCCAAATCAAGACCAGCAGGCGATCGCTGCTTTCAGTGCCAGCAAGGACTGGCGCGATCGCCCCATCACTGACCCGTTGACGCTGACAAGCCTGCAAGAGCGGGTAAGGGTTGATGGGTGCTGGAGTCATGGCTGGAGAAGCGGTCGTAACGGAAGGCATGAAGCAGTTGATCCGTGCAGTGGTCGAGAATTTGGTCAGCGAGTAGCTGAGCGGTAATTGGGGCGAGCAGCATACCGTTGCGGTAGTGGCCGGTCGCCAAGAATAAGTTCTCAGCGGGGCCTTGCCCCAGGATCGGCCATTCATCTGGTGTCGCGGGACGGTATCCCCACCAAGTTTCAACCAGTGGACAGTCCGCCAGAGCCGGAACGAGGGCGATCGCCTCGGCCATCAAGCTCTGTAAGGGGCCAGCGGTGTTGCCAGTCCTGAATCCCGCCGTCGCTTCCATGGTGGCACCGACCACAATCAGACCATCTCGGCGCGGCACAATATACACCCGCTCACCAAACAAAACGTGGTTCAGCAAACGCGGGTCAGCTTGCAGCGAGAACATTTGGCCTTTAACGGGATAGACCGGCAGTTGTAGCCAGTCGCCGGACCAAGCGCCGGTTGCCAGAACGTAGGCGTCAGCTTGAACTGGCCCGCGATCGGTCATCGCGGATTGCAGGCGATCGCCTGTTACAGATAACTCCCGCAGCGCCACGCTTTCATGGATCGTGACGCCACTGGCGATCGCGGCGGCTCGCAGCGCTGGATACAGGGCACGGCGACTATCAACTTGCCCTTCTTGGGAAAACCACCAGCCACCGATTAGGTCAGAGCATAGTGCGGGCTGAAAGTCTCGTAAGTCCGCTGCCGAGAGCCATTGCCCCGGAGATTCTGCTGGATGAGGATAGCGATCGCGATTTTTGGCCTCACTCAGGGGCACCAAAATGCCGCAGGGCCAGTAGCCACTGTCTTGACCGCTGAGTTGTTCGAGTTGCTGGGTCCAGCGGGCGTAGAGCGATCGGCTGCGCAGCCCCAGATCCAGCATGGGCCCGACTTCGATGCCTTCCGACTGGGGCGCCAACATCCCTGCTGCCACACGACCTGCCGCCGCCTGAGTGTTTTGACTGTAGACCTGCACCATCGCGCCTCGCGATCGCAGTTCTAGCGCGATCGCCAAGCCAATGACGCCGCCCCCAAAGACGGCTACCTCGAACGCCATGTCGCTTTCCGTATCCTCAATCTCCTAGTATGACGGCGGTTCCCAAGAAGTCAGGCAATGGAGATTGCCGTTTTGCGTTTGCGACCGGGTCAGGATCTCAAACAAGCCCTGTGGGATTGGACACAGGAACACCAACCCAGTGCGGCTTGCTTGCTTAGTGCGGTCGGCAGTCTGGATGCGGTTTGCCTGCGACTGGCCGGCGGCGATCGCCAATTCCAGCGACAAGAGCCTCACGAAATTCTGAGTCTGAGCGGCACCTTCTGTCTGGATGGACTGCACCTTCATCTCGCGATCGCGGATGCCACGGGCTAGGTCTGGGGCGGTCATCTGCTGGACGGTTGCCGTATCTTCACCACAGCAGAACTGGTGCTTGGGATCTTGCCCGACTGGCAGTTTGAGCGCCAACGCGATGCGCAGACGAGATACCCAGAGTTAGAGGCTAAACGTTTATGAAATTTTTAAAAGTGCCAGGAACCGGACTTGAACCGGTGACACGAGGATTTTCAGTCCTCTGCTCTACCAACTGAGCTATCCCGGCAGGGATGTCGCTGTTTTTTCAGCTTCAGTATCGTAGCAGAGCCCTTGTCCGCGTTCAAGCCCTCCAGCGCAGGAGTTTGTGAGAGGAGCAACCACCCTCGGACGCGATCGCCATTGGCTCGAATCGTCTGGGTTGCTTCGCGCAAGGTCGCGCCAGTGGTCAGAATATCGTCAACCAGCCAGATCTCGCCCGACTGACGGCTGGCTTGCCAGTCAAAAACGCCGGCTACTTCCTGGCGTCGGGCCTCTGCACTGAGACCGTGCAGCGCTTGAGTTGCTTGCAGACGCCGCAACGATCGCCGGTTGCAGGGCCAGCCTTGAGCAGCGGCTACCGCCGAGGCAATCACCTCCCCCTGGTTGAAGCCCCGCTGCTGGTAGCGATCGCGGGCGATCGGAATCGGTACAAGTTGTAATTGTGGCGATCGCGGCCAATCGATCAAGCTATCCGCTAGACATTGACCGAGGGCTTGCGCTAATTCGCGATCGCGATCGAACTTGACCTGTTGCAATGCTCGCCGCAGCAAGCCCGCATAATCGCCCCAAGCCCAGACGGTGACGCCGTAGCTTTGCCACTGACGCGGTTGGGCACAGGCTTGCAACTGTCGTCCGCAATCCAAACAAAGGATTTCAGTGGCAGGACGCTGACAGAGCCGACAAGCCGATCGCAACAAGAGGCGATCGCAAAATTGTTGAAGTGGAGTAAACATCGCCTCCCCTACAGACTTGCGGGGAGGATGCCCTAAATTCGCCGATGGGCAACAGGACCTAAGCTTTACTGGCTCGCGCCGATCGCAGCATTGCAATCAAGGTCTGGTGCGCGTCTTCGGAGTCCTGTAGCTCGTGGTCGAAGCTAACTTGCAGCGATCGCGATCCCGTGGCTTCCACCACATCCAAAACCATGGCTGCTGGCGTAATGCCCGTCAGAGTCGCCGCCGTCGCTTCCGTTGCGCCGCCATAGACTTTGGCATAAACCAAGACCGCATCCGCATGGTCTTCATTCATGTGGCGACAGATGCGATCGCTAACTGCTGAAGTGAGTGGATCAGCCATCGTTTTTTCCTCTGCTCAGGTCATTTAGAAGCGATCTTAGACCGGTCACTCGGCTGCTCTGCCTCTAGTCCTAGAAAGAGCTGCAGCGATCGCTAGGAAAGAACGTGGGCTTTGAGGAGCAGCGCACTGATCAGGCGATAGCCACTGAAGCTGACAAAGCCTAGCAAGACAACAAAGAGAGCGACATTGAAGACATCGCGCAGGCGATCCATAGACAAATCCAGCTGAAATGCGCCCTCACTCTATCAAGCGATCGCGCTCTCACTCGGGTCGAGCAGCAATCCGTTATAAAGCTTGCGCTGAAGCCGTTAGCGACTGAGAAGTCCAGCAGGCAGTTGCATCGTGATGCAATGCAGTGAGCCATGTTGCTCCAGGAGTGGCCGACAGTTGATGCCGATCGCGAGGCGATCGGGGAAAGCAGCGGCGATTGCCGCGATCGCCGCCTCATCTGCCGGATCGTTGTAAGTCGGTACTAAGACTGCGCCATTGATGACTAAGTAA
Protein-coding regions in this window:
- a CDS encoding RidA family protein, which gives rise to MTRQNISSGSAWEPVLGYSRAVKVGPYVHVSGTTASTPDGVVGLGDPYEQTKAALKTIAQALTEAGAQLSDVVRTRLYVTDISRWEEIGKAHGEVFGEIRPAMAIVEVSQLISPELLVEIGADAYIGE
- a CDS encoding DUF2470 domain-containing protein, whose product is MADPLTSAVSDRICRHMNEDHADAVLVYAKVYGGATEATAATLTGITPAAMVLDVVEATGSRSLQVSFDHELQDSEDAHQTLIAMLRSARASKA
- the thiO gene encoding glycine oxidase ThiO; translated protein: MAFEVAVFGGGVIGLAIALELRSRGAMVQVYSQNTQAAAGRVAAGMLAPQSEGIEVGPMLDLGLRSRSLYARWTQQLEQLSGQDSGYWPCGILVPLSEAKNRDRYPHPAESPGQWLSAADLRDFQPALCSDLIGGWWFSQEGQVDSRRALYPALRAAAIASGVTIHESVALRELSVTGDRLQSAMTDRGPVQADAYVLATGAWSGDWLQLPVYPVKGQMFSLQADPRLLNHVLFGERVYIVPRRDGLIVVGATMEATAGFRTGNTAGPLQSLMAEAIALVPALADCPLVETWWGYRPATPDEWPILGQGPAENLFLATGHYRNGMLLAPITAQLLADQILDHCTDQLLHAFRYDRFSSHDSSTHQPLPALAGLSASTGQ
- a CDS encoding PPC domain-containing DNA-binding protein — encoded protein: MEIAVLRLRPGQDLKQALWDWTQEHQPSAACLLSAVGSLDAVCLRLAGGDRQFQRQEPHEILSLSGTFCLDGLHLHLAIADATG
- a CDS encoding ComF family protein yields the protein MFTPLQQFCDRLLLRSACRLCQRPATEILCLDCGRQLQACAQPRQWQSYGVTVWAWGDYAGLLRRALQQVKFDRDRELAQALGQCLADSLIDWPRSPQLQLVPIPIARDRYQQRGFNQGEVIASAVAAAQGWPCNRRSLRRLQATQALHGLSAEARRQEVAGVFDWQASRQSGEIWLVDDILTTGATLREATQTIRANGDRVRGWLLLSQTPALEGLNADKGSATILKLKKQRHPCRDSSVGRAED
- a CDS encoding adenylosuccinate synthase, producing MANVVVIGAQWGDEGKGKITDLLSRSADVVVRYQGGVNAGHTVVVGEQTLKLHLIPSGILYPDTQCIIGSGTVIDPKVLLGEVEMLEQLGISTDHLLISQTAHVTMPYHRLIDQASEQQRGSHKIGTTGRGIGPTYADKSERTGIRILDLMDPEGLREQLTWTIAQKNVILDKLYGLPPLDAESVIEEYSGYAERLRPHVVDSSLTIDEAWRKRKNILFEGAQGTLLDLDHGTYPYVTSSNPVAGGACIGAGVGPTIIDRVIGVAKAYTTRVGEGPFPTELHGDIGELLCQRGAEFGTTTGRRRRCGWFDAVIGRYAVRINGIDCLAITKLDVLDDLDEIQVCVAYDIDGERCDHFPSSARSFANCQPIYKTVPGWKQSTSHCRNLEDLPKAALDYLKFLAELMEVPIAIVSLGASRDQTIIVEDPIHGPKRALLHTNGDSSAS
- a CDS encoding peroxiredoxin-like family protein; this encodes MTPAPINPYPLLQACQRQRVSDGAIAPVLAGTESSDRLLVLIWPQLGDFDSLEYAQWLQREQDQIQQLGLTIRAVGIGDRDSGQRFCEFTGFPADQLFVDPTASLHQELELYPGLQLSIPGFSPAAKAWLNLLLMCAGIGSPGTLAEVLRGYRGDRSAPQLIAAEETVQAAPLPPIKGNFFNLAGGSGFQRPMELATLRLRNMAESLGHWRTYVPDTSYMTQRGGTFLFDRDRQLIYEHRDHGILGFSATMNRPLSFLDNLPTPSTASVP